A DNA window from Ranitomeya imitator isolate aRanImi1 chromosome 2, aRanImi1.pri, whole genome shotgun sequence contains the following coding sequences:
- the FUT7 gene encoding alpha-(1,3)-fucosyltransferase 7: MTLQSSINTPLCEPVTTVTAHQGQMAIAWRLRQRSALGSIFALAVLAWNIRFVLFFDSDRSSLSSSDDITILIWHWPFHKPMNLSGDICLNNYNIKNCRLTDDRNMFNRSNVVVFHHIELDLVGHQMPTGPRPSQQMWVWATLESPSNTNGLMKWNNTFNWTLTYREDSDIFVPYGRVVPNLAMQLNATLKDGLVSWVVSHYRRTQERAIFYKEFSSYLKVDVYGKASRKPLCSSCLLPMISKYLFYLALENSVHKDYITEKLWRNAFLAGAVPIVLGPPRKNYEKFIPSNSFIHVADFPSLKHLAEFLNTMTPERYQEFFYWRQRYGVKVYTDWRERFCMICSKYPSLPKNKVYTDTEGWFTNEHVL, translated from the exons ATGACATTGCAGAGCTCCATAAACACACCACTCTGTGAACCGGTTACCACAGTGACTGCTCATCAAG GTCAAATGGCTATAGCTTGGAGATTAAGGCAAAGGTCAGCATTAGGAAGCATCTTTGCTTTGGCTGTATTGGCCTGGAACATTCGTTTTGTTCTTTTCTTTGACTCTGACAGAAGCTCACTTTCTTCTAGCGATGATATCACCATATTGATTTGGCATTGGCCTTTTCACAAGCCCATGAACCTCTCAGGAGATATTTGTTTAAACAACTACAACATCAAAAACTGTAGACTGACGGACGACCGGAATATGTTCAACCGCAGTAATGTGGTTGTCTTCCACCACATAGAACTGGACCTTGTAGGTCATCAGATGCCTACTGGACCTAGACCGTCTCAGCAGATGTGGGTTTGGGCGACTCTAGAATCGCCTTCAAATACTAATGGGCTCATGAAATGGAATAACACATTTAACTGGACATTGACTTACCGAGAGGATTCGGACATCTTTGTGCCATATGGAAGGGTGGTTCCGAACTTGGCCATGCAACTGAATGCTACTCTAAAGGATGGTTTAGTCTCCTGGGTGGTCAGTCATTATCGCCGGACTCAAGAAAGAGCCATCTTTTACAAAGAGTTTTCTTCATACCTCAAGGTGGATGTGTATGGTAAAGCCAGTAGGAAACCTTTATGTTCCTCATGTCTCCTTCCAATGATTTCCAAATACCTTTTTTATCTAGCGCTGGAGAACTCTGTTCATAAAGACTACATCACAGAGAAGCTGTGGAGGAATGCCTTTCTGGCTGGTGCCGTCCCAATCGTGCTGGGTCCACCAAGAAAAAACTATGAAAAGTTTATACCTTCCAACTCCTTTATCCATGTAGCAGACTTTCCGTCACTGAAACATCTGGCGGAATTTTTAAACACAATGACCCCAGAACGATACCAAGAGTTCTTCTACTGGAGACAAAGATATGGTGTCAAAGTCTACACTGACTGGAGGGAAAGATTCTGCATGATCTGCTCCAAGTACCCGAGTCTGCCCAAGAACAAAGTATACACAGATACAGAAGGATGGTTTACTAATGAACATGTTTTATGA